The Heliomicrobium undosum region ACGGAGCAAGGCCGAATCGTCACTGACGAAGAACTCAAAGAGGGCATGGCTGCCGCCAACCCCTACCGCCAGTGGCTCGACGAGCACCTGACCAGCTTAGAAGACCTCCCCGAAGCCCCCGAGGCGCCGGAAGCCGACCATGAGACGGTCGTTCAGCGCCAGCAGGCCTTCGGTTACACCTACGAAGACCTGACCAAGACCCTCGAACCGATGGGCAAAAACGGCGTGGACCCGATCGGCGCCATGGGCCATGACATGCCCCTGGCCGTCCTCTCGGAAAAGCCGCAACTGCTCTACCACTACTTCAAACAACTCTTTGCCCAGGTCACCAACCCGCCCATCGACGCCATCCGGGAAGAACTGATCACCGGCACGGGCACCACCTTGGGGCCGGAGAAGAACCTCCTGCAGCCCGAGCCCGATTCCTGCCGCCAGATCCGCCTCAAGTCGCCGATTCTCAGCAACGAGGAACTGGCGAAGTTGCGCGGCGTCGAGCGGGAAGGCTTCAAGACCATCACCCTGCCCATCCTCTTTAACGTCAAAGAAGACGGCGCCGGCCTCGAAACCGCCCTGGCCGACCTCTGCCAGGCCGCCGATCAGGCCATCGCTGACGGCTATACGCTGATCATCCTCTCCGACCGCGGCGTCGACGCCGAGAAGGCCCCGATTCCCGCCCTGCTCGCCGTCTCCTGCCTGCACCACCACCTGATCCGCGAGGGCACCCGCCTAAAAATCGGCATGCTCCTCGAATCGGGCGAGCCGCGGGAAGTCCACCACTTCGCCTTGCTCCTCGGCTATGGCGTCGGGGCCATCAACCCCTACATGGCCTTTGAAAGCCTCGACGACATGATCCGCCAGGGCATGCTGCCCGGCCTCACCCACAAGGAAGCCGTCAAAAACTACATCAAGAGCGCCACGAAAGGCGTCGTCAAGGTCCTCTCCAAGATGGGCATCTCGACGATCCAGAGCTACCGCGGCGCCCAGATCTTCGAGTGCGTCGGCATCGCCACCGACGTGATCGAGAAGTACTTCACCGGCACGCCGTCCCGCATCGGCGGCATCGGCCTTGCCCAGATCGCCAAGGAAGCCGAGATGCGGCACTGGCGGGCCTTCAACGACCAGCCCGGCCGCGACAACACCCTGGACACCGGCTCCAGCCACCAGTGGCGCACCGACGGGGAAGAGCACATCTTCAACCCCGAGACGATCACCACTCTCCAGGAAGCCTGCCGCAAGGGCGACTACAAGCTCTTCAAGCGGTACTCGGCCGCCCTCAACGTAGAGACCCAGAAGGCGCGCACCCTGCGGGGCCTGCTCAAATTCAAGAAGAAAAACCCCATTCCCCTCGATGAGGTGGAATCGGTCGAATCGATCTGCCGCCGCTTCAAGACGGGCGCCATGTCCTTCGGCTCCATCAGCCAGGAGGCCCATGAAGCGATGGCCATCGCCATGAACCGCATCGGCGGCAAGAGCAACACCGGCGAAGGCGGCGAAGACCCGGCCCGCTTCGTCAAGATGCCCAACGGCGACTCCAAGCGCAGCGCCATCAAGCAGGTCGCTTCCGGCCGCTTCGGCGTCTCCAGCCACTACCTGGTCAACGCCGATGAGATCCAGATCAAGATGGCCCAAGGCGCCAAGCCTGGCGAAGGCGGCCAGCTCCCCGGCGGCAAGGTCTATCCCTGGGTCGCCAAGTGCCGCGGCACCACCGCCGGCGTCGGCCTCATCTCGCCGCCGCCTCACCATGACATCTACTCCATCGAAGACCTGGCCGAACTGATCCATGACCTGAAAAACGCCAACCCCCGGGCGCGCATCAACGTCAAGCTCGTCTCCGAGGTGGGCGTCGGCACCATCGCCGCCGGCGTCGCCAAGGGCCGCGCCGACGTGGTGCTCATCTCCGGCTATGACGGCGGCACCGGCGCTTCGCCCCGGACCTCCATCCGCCACGCCGGCCTGCCCTGGGAACTGGGCCTTGCCGAAACCCACCAGACCCTGGTCTTGAACCGCCTGCGCGATCGCATCACCGTCGAGACGGACGGCAAGCTGATGACCGGCCGCGACGTGGTCATGGCCGCCCTGCTCGGCGCCGAAGAATACGGCTTCGCCACGGCTCCCCTCGTCGTCCTCGGCTGCGTCATGATGCGCGTCTGCAACCTGGACACCTGCCCCGTTGGCGTCGCCACCCAGAATCCCGAACTGCGGAAAATGTTTACCGGCGACCCGGCGCATCTGGTCAACTTCATGCGCTTTATCGCCGAAGAAATGCGCGAAGTCATGGCAGAACTCGGCTTCCGCACCATCGACGAGATGGTCGGCCGCACCGATGTCCTCGAAGCGGGCGACGCCGTCGACCACTGGAAAGCCAGCGGCCTTGACCTGTCGGCCCTGCTCTACCAGCCTGACATGCCCGAAGAAGTGGGCCGCTACTGCCGCATGGCCCAGGATCACGGCCTGGACCGCTCCCTCGACATGCGTGAGCTCGTCCCCATGTGCCGCCGCGCCGTCGAACGGGCGGAAGCCGTGGAGGCCTCCTTCAAGATCCAGAACACGGACCGTGTCGTCGGCACCATCCTCGGCAGCGAGATCACCCGCCGCTACGGCGCCGAAGGGCTGCCGGAAGACACGATCACCCTTCGCTTCACCGGCTCCGCCGGCCAGAGCTTCGGCGCATTCGTGCCGAAGGGCATGACGATGATCCTCGAAGGCGACGCCAACGATTACTTCGGCAAAGGCCTCTCGGGCGGCAAACTCGTCGTCTTCCCGCCGGCCGTCTCCTCCTTCGTACCCGAAGAAAACATCATCACCGGCAACGTCAACCTCTACGGCGCCACCGGCGGTGAGGCCTACATCCGCGGCGTCGCCGGCGAACGCTTCTGCGTCCGGAACTCCGGCGCCTATGCCGTCGTGGAAGGCGTGGGCGATCACGGCTGCGAATACATGACCGGCGGTCGCGTCGTCGTCCTCGGCAAGACGGGCCGCAACTTCGGCGCCGGCATGTCGGGCGGCATCGCCTACATCCTCGACGAAGAGGGAACCTTCCCGGCCCAGTGCAACATGGAAATGGTGTTGCTGGAAAAACTGGAGAACCCCGCCGAGATCGAAGAGGTCAAGGGCATGATCGAGCGCCATGTGCAGTACACGAACAGCGCCCTCGGCCAAAAAGTCCTCGCCAACTGGGAAGCCACCCTGCCCAAGTTCGTCCGGGTCATCCCCAAAGACTACAAGCGGATGCTGGCCGCCATCGAGCGCGCCACCCAGGCGGGACTCAGCGGGGAAGAAGCCATTATGGCCGCCTTTGAAGAGAACAAGCAAGACAAGTCTCGCGTCGGCGGGAACTAAGGGAGTCGCGGCGTAAGCGTCGGGGTAGGGGTTGGTTCGTAGCTTCGGAATAACGTCGGTAGCGATATTCGCTACGATATCCGGATTCAGCTCCATCCGGAGCGGCATCTGAAACCAGCCCTAACCCGGCGCAAAGCCGGCGTCGACAACGAGAACATGACAGATAAGAAAGAGAAGTAGGAGGAACGGCCATGGGCAAACCGACAGGCTTTTTAGAATATCAGCGCCAGCTTCCCGCCGACCGGGAACCCCTCGAGCGCGTTAAAGACTGGGGCGAGTTCCACTATCACATGAGCGAGGAGGACCTGCGCACCCAGGCCGCCCGCTGCATGGACTGCGGCGTCCCCTTCTGCCACACGGGCATGATGATCGCCGGCATGGTGTCCGGCTGCCCCTTGCACAACCTGACCCCCGAATGGAACGACCTCGTCTACCGGGGCCTCTGGAAGGAAGCCTGGCTGCGCCTGAAAAAGACGAGCAACTTCCCCGAATTCACCGGCCGCGTCTGCCCCTCCCCCTGTGAGGGCGCCTGCACCGCCGGCCTCGCCACCTCCCCGGTGACGATCAAAAACATCGAGTGCCACATCATCGACAAGGCCTTCGAGGAAGGCTGGGAAGCTCCCGTCCAACCGGCCAAGCGGACCGGCAAAAAAGTAGCCGTCATCGGCGGCGGCCCCTCGGGCATGGCCGCTGCTGACCAACTGAACAAGGCCGGCCACAGCGTCACCGTCTTCGAACGGGCTGACCGCATCGGCGGCTTGCTCATGTACGGCATCCCGAACATGAAGCTCGACAAGTCTGTCGTCCAGCGCCGCGTCGACCTGATGGCCGCCTCGGGCATCACCTTCGTCACCAACTGCGAAGTCGGCAAGGACTACCCCGCCGAGAAGCTGAAGGAAGAGTTTGACGCCGTCGTCCTCTGCGGCGGTTCCACCAAGCCCCGCGACCTTCCCGTCGAAGGCCGCAACTTAAAGGGCGTCCACTTCGCCATGGAGTTCCTGGCGGCCAACACGAAGAGCCTCCTCGACTCCAACCTGGCTGATGGCAACTTCATCTCCGCCGAAGGCAAGGACGTCATCGTCATCGGCGGCGGCGACACCGGCACCGACTGCGTCGGCACCTCCCTTCGCCACAAGTGCAACTCCGTCTACCAGATGGAGATCATGCCCCAGCCCCCGACCGAGCGGGCCGCCAACAACCCCTGGCCTCAGTTCCCCCGGGTGCTGAAGATCGACTACGGCCAGGAAGAGGCCGCCGCCATCGCCGGCGCCGATCCCCGCCACTACCTCATCTCGACGAAGAAAATCGTCGGCGATGAAAACGGCCACGTTAAGGAAGTCCACACCGTCCAGATCGAATGGGTGAAAGACGAACAGGGCCGCATGATCCCGAAAGAGATCGCCGGCTCTGAAAAAGTCTGGCCGGCCCAACTGGTCCTCCTGGCCATGGGCTTCCTCGGCCCCGAAGATCAACTGCTCACCCAACTGGGCGTCGAACGCGACCCGCGTTCTAACGTCAAAGCCGACTTCGGCAGCTTCGCCACCAACGTTCCCGGCATCTTCTCCGCCGGCGACATGCGCCGCGGCCAGTCCCTCGTCGTCTGGGCCATCAGCGAAGGCCGCCAGGCAGCGCGGGAAGTGGATAAGTATTTGATGGGGACGACGAATTTGCCGTAACGTTTTGGTAAATACTAATTTCTTGAATGCCTAATACTTTTTCCTCTTAGTTAAAGCGAAGTCATGCTTTCTGCAGTGGCTTCGCTTTTTTTTGATTAGCCTTAATGGTTTAAAAGTAAATTCGAGGGGAATTAATAAAATTTTTTAACTAGAGTAACTAGACTTTTATGCTTCCCCAAGCGCTTTAGTAAATATTGGATATTATTATGGTCAGAAGATTTTTCTCGAAAAATTGTATATTTTTTGGAGTCTGAGAAGGAGAAACAAAAACAATGTCGTATCCTGTTTTTTGAAGGATGTGATTAGATGGATATTGGAACATGTATTGGGAGGTATTTCCCGGAACAACTAATTGAAAAATGGATAGAGTCAGACTATAAGGAGCTTCTCCCTGTTCAAGTAGCCGCGATTAATCAGGGTATTTTTGATGGAAAATCTATTCTTGTTGTAGCACCTACATCATCAGGTAAAACCTTCGTTGGAGAGATGATGGCGGTTTATTATGCATTGCAGAGAAAAAAATCGATATACCTTGTACCGTTTAAAGCTATTGCAGAAGAGAAATACCAAGAGTTTTCCAAGAAATATGGGGGGGAAGAACTAGGGCTCAATATTCGATTATCTTAACCGTGATCATCGAGAACATGATAGTGACATTCGGTTAGGGAACTATGATATTACGATACTAACATACGAAAAACTTAATTCTCTTTTAACTACAAATGCGGGAATACTGGATACTTGTGATTGTCTTATTGTAGATGAAGTTCAAATGATAATGGATAAAGGAAGGGGTGGAAGTCTAGAA contains the following coding sequences:
- the gltB gene encoding glutamate synthase large subunit; the protein is MQEKNWIGLPPKQGLYDPQFEHDACGIGFIANIKGKKSNAMVRQALSILINLDHRGAKGAEVNSGDGAGILMQIPHTFMAQECNALNIALPPAGEYGVGMLFLCPDEAERAVCEADFARIVEEEGQSLLGWRTVPTDNSSLGDEAKSTEPFVRQVFIGASDAVKAQLAADPQAFERKLYIIRKRAEKEIRHGGKPGCQYFYFASLSSRTIVYKGMLTPDQVDKYYVELKDPAMDTALALVHSRFSTNTFPSWERAHPNRYLIHNGEINTVRGNVNWMHARQAMCQSDLFGDDLAKAMPVIDTNGSDSAMFDNCLEFLHMSGRSLPHAAMMMIPEPWSNHESMSDAKKAFYEYHSCMMEPWDGPAAIVFSDGRMIGAVLDRNGLRPARYYVTKDDMIIMASEVGVLEVAPENVLVKERLHPGRMLLVDTEQGRIVTDEELKEGMAAANPYRQWLDEHLTSLEDLPEAPEAPEADHETVVQRQQAFGYTYEDLTKTLEPMGKNGVDPIGAMGHDMPLAVLSEKPQLLYHYFKQLFAQVTNPPIDAIREELITGTGTTLGPEKNLLQPEPDSCRQIRLKSPILSNEELAKLRGVEREGFKTITLPILFNVKEDGAGLETALADLCQAADQAIADGYTLIILSDRGVDAEKAPIPALLAVSCLHHHLIREGTRLKIGMLLESGEPREVHHFALLLGYGVGAINPYMAFESLDDMIRQGMLPGLTHKEAVKNYIKSATKGVVKVLSKMGISTIQSYRGAQIFECVGIATDVIEKYFTGTPSRIGGIGLAQIAKEAEMRHWRAFNDQPGRDNTLDTGSSHQWRTDGEEHIFNPETITTLQEACRKGDYKLFKRYSAALNVETQKARTLRGLLKFKKKNPIPLDEVESVESICRRFKTGAMSFGSISQEAHEAMAIAMNRIGGKSNTGEGGEDPARFVKMPNGDSKRSAIKQVASGRFGVSSHYLVNADEIQIKMAQGAKPGEGGQLPGGKVYPWVAKCRGTTAGVGLISPPPHHDIYSIEDLAELIHDLKNANPRARINVKLVSEVGVGTIAAGVAKGRADVVLISGYDGGTGASPRTSIRHAGLPWELGLAETHQTLVLNRLRDRITVETDGKLMTGRDVVMAALLGAEEYGFATAPLVVLGCVMMRVCNLDTCPVGVATQNPELRKMFTGDPAHLVNFMRFIAEEMREVMAELGFRTIDEMVGRTDVLEAGDAVDHWKASGLDLSALLYQPDMPEEVGRYCRMAQDHGLDRSLDMRELVPMCRRAVERAEAVEASFKIQNTDRVVGTILGSEITRRYGAEGLPEDTITLRFTGSAGQSFGAFVPKGMTMILEGDANDYFGKGLSGGKLVVFPPAVSSFVPEENIITGNVNLYGATGGEAYIRGVAGERFCVRNSGAYAVVEGVGDHGCEYMTGGRVVVLGKTGRNFGAGMSGGIAYILDEEGTFPAQCNMEMVLLEKLENPAEIEEVKGMIERHVQYTNSALGQKVLANWEATLPKFVRVIPKDYKRMLAAIERATQAGLSGEEAIMAAFEENKQDKSRVGGN
- a CDS encoding glutamate synthase subunit beta encodes the protein MGKPTGFLEYQRQLPADREPLERVKDWGEFHYHMSEEDLRTQAARCMDCGVPFCHTGMMIAGMVSGCPLHNLTPEWNDLVYRGLWKEAWLRLKKTSNFPEFTGRVCPSPCEGACTAGLATSPVTIKNIECHIIDKAFEEGWEAPVQPAKRTGKKVAVIGGGPSGMAAADQLNKAGHSVTVFERADRIGGLLMYGIPNMKLDKSVVQRRVDLMAASGITFVTNCEVGKDYPAEKLKEEFDAVVLCGGSTKPRDLPVEGRNLKGVHFAMEFLAANTKSLLDSNLADGNFISAEGKDVIVIGGGDTGTDCVGTSLRHKCNSVYQMEIMPQPPTERAANNPWPQFPRVLKIDYGQEEAAAIAGADPRHYLISTKKIVGDENGHVKEVHTVQIEWVKDEQGRMIPKEIAGSEKVWPAQLVLLAMGFLGPEDQLLTQLGVERDPRSNVKADFGSFATNVPGIFSAGDMRRGQSLVVWAISEGRQAAREVDKYLMGTTNLP
- a CDS encoding DEAD/DEAH box helicase — encoded protein: MDIGTCIGRYFPEQLIEKWIESDYKELLPVQVAAINQGIFDGKSILVVAPTSSGKTFVGEMMAVYYALQRKKSIYLVPFKAIAEEKYQEFSKKYGGEELGLNIRLS